The nucleotide sequence CTAGCCCCGAGATCACGCAATGGATGGCACCCAAGCCGGCAGCACTCCAATCCCCGCGCTCGGCGGCCGTGTCCATGGCACGACCGAATTCTTCGGCTCTGTCCAGGTAGACCCGCGCCATGTCGCGCGGTAGGGCCTCGCGCTTCATTCTTTTCGTTCGATAAGGACAATCCCTTCCCTTTCAATGTTCTCCAGGAGGGGTAGTCGATTCTTTCGGCGAACTTCCTCGCTTGTGTAGATGATCGTGGACAGGGCGTTTCCGAAGCCGGTGCCTATGCGGGCCCGCAACCGATCAAGTCTTGCGGAGACCGCCGCCTTCGCCCGTTGCGATCTCACGACGACCAGGAGATCGATGTCGCTGCCCGGCCTCTCGTCTCCCCTTGCCACGGAGCCGTAGAGAACCACGCGAGTCACGTCGTCCGAATTGGAAAGAGCCTCCACGACCACGGATCGGAGCGCCTCGAGCGTCGCGTGTTCGGCGGCGAACAGGGCGGACAGCGGTTCGGTGAAATAGTGGGCCTCCCTCCAACGCCAGAGTTGTGCGTTACCCGCGCGCCGGACCGTTACTACGCCGTTTTCCAGGAACCGGTTCAATTCGCGGATCGATGCAGGCACGGACGCGCCCGATTCGAGAGCGGCTTCGCGCCCGGTGAACTCGCGCCCGGGAAAACGGGAAAGCGTCCTAATGAGACGCACGGCCGTCGTGTTCAGT is from Euryarchaeota archaeon and encodes:
- a CDS encoding nucleotidyltransferase domain-containing protein — translated: MRFHGGLDSLLLNTTAVRLIRTLSRFPGREFTGREAALESGASVPASIRELNRFLENGVVTVRRAGNAQLWRWREAHYFTEPLSALFAAEHATLEALRSVVVEALSNSDDVTRVVLYGSVARGDERPGSDIDLLVVVRSQRAKAAVSARLDRLRARIGTGFGNALSTIIYTSEEVRRKNRLPLLENIEREGIVLIERKE